A portion of the Podospora pseudoanserina strain CBS 124.78 chromosome 2, whole genome shotgun sequence genome contains these proteins:
- a CDS encoding hypothetical protein (EggNog:ENOG503NU2F; COG:T; COG:Z) yields MSSHDKARASSGKASSFFHRSKNKVDKRTTANDAQYLATDNDGASSVHSRSSRHQRESSVISLDRPDSSGSGINNMAGVMTTIPYDAVPSGRRSPVPVEYLPQGDQMPIRLQPHHLNKATSDFHQYPTFDTPQHASSPNLSTPRVPAHASPSISNITMATTGRQAQLQQWGPPREGGSSNNSRYNSYMTTTTRSSGDNASIMSGNTGSYHDQAQAQGYNRLSRTALPSASSQSSFLSPHSPAPRDARNTKFPSGFQNSDGFQFPRPTDESIIEQMFLALMQKRGWHNLPDQAKRQMVAYPADKKWTLIYQDRLAEWQGDQKRRQTARTGQYSNVDLTQLPDEEGSPEWYVRKVMENALDSKGLGSLEVNLRTQQIGWVKRFIECQGQVALTNVLLKINRRTVNGPTQDSGKGDKNLDKEYDIVKCLKALMNNKFGAEDALAHQQVLVALVVSLISPRLTTRKLVSEVLTFLCHWNEGKGQLKVIEAMDVVKNQQGENGRFDAWMRLVEVTIDGRGKMGSLVGASEEVRSGGIGMENLLMEYAVATLILINMFIDAPEKDLQMRVHIRAQFTACGIKRMLNKMEAFQYDLIDKQIERFRTNEAIDYEDMFERENSSIKDSVEGEVRDLNDPVQIVDAIQQRLKGSKTQDYFISALQHLLLIRENDGEERLRMFQLVDAMLSYVAMDRRLPDMDLKQSLNFTVQNLLDKLHTDSEARQAFDEATEQRRIAEAALAERDELRERIAMGADGLVAKLQKQIDEQARFIDAQRRQAEGLKSEMDNLQTLRAKEAQRYELETRELYLMLRDAQDVAASNAAKGNKLGEEDPAAMQGILDRERLMSRLQMQLERQKTVYKLEGRVWGESVGPSDRLRALREEMDGFGGAADHPDGPAPRDFTNSMLGSVKRSTRIPRKPLGPRGERQATEDDVLEEDIDEEDDAIIIEKPRLVEYKRPVLDPKKAAGMFNELQGKVQRYDASDSEDNDGITTGPSHPSLEAQAPATPSDNEPPKIRITDTTPAAPAPPGPAAGGPPPPPPPPPPPMPGRLPGAPPPIPGAAPPAAGGPPPPPPPPPPPMPGKLPGAPPPVPGAGGPPPPPPPPPPPPMPGTGGMPPPPPPPPPMPGMKGMPAPPPPPMPGGMSGHFLSRNQNLAPAGPSLGLSIVRPKKKLKALHWEKVDSPLTTHWAAHTPSAEDREEKYLELSRKGILDEVEKLFMAREIKALGGGQAKKDDKKQIISNDLRKAYEIALAKFSQLSVEKVVQMIIHCDPEVLDNPVVMDFLQKEDLCNIPDSTAKLLAPYSKDWTGPEADKETREQDPAELTRQDQIYLMTAFELHHYWRSRMRALSLTRNFESEYDEITEKMRTVVGVSESLRDSVALMNVLGLILDIGNYMNDANKQARGFKLSSLSRLAMVKDDKNESTLADLVERIVRNQYPEWENFTGDINGVLVAQKINIEQLQQDAKKYIDTIASVQRSLDSGNLSDPKKFHPQDRVAQVVGRCMKDARRKAEQMEVYLEEMVKTYNDIMVFYGEDPTDENARRDFFSKLAGFINEWRRSHEKNEALERQRKLNEQQLKRKNAAMKALQDREGGGGGGGGGLASPTSTGAMDSLMEKLRAAAPQARDQRDRRRRARLKDRHQVRVASGQKLPELGSGVSGGEGGGGAGEVNGDGGEGGLERVKSNETAEGGGGEAEGGAGRRGSKPDVLVPTKEVTAENDAGEDDVAQRAALLLQGFRGGGDGVNDGDDAEKRENLRRSRRKTADDERRARRMRREKAHSTVSNGGDSAASTVGDGEVIGGDVPPTPSAEEFAAAAAAAGVELTSTGGGNTANGNGSA; encoded by the coding sequence ATGTCATCCCACGACAAGGCGAGGGCTTCCAGCGGGAAggcctcgtccttcttccaccGATCCAAGAATAAGGTCGACAAGCGAACCACAGCCAACGACGCCCAATACTTGGCCACCGACAACGACGGTGCCAGCTCTGTACACTCGCGCAGCTCGCGCCACCAACGAGAGTCCTCGGTCATCTCTCTCGATCGCCCAGACTCATCCGGCTCCGGCATCAATAACATGGCCGGAGTCATGACCACAATCCCATACGATGCCGTCCCGAGCGGCCGCCGCTCGCCCGTTCCCGTGGAATATCTCCCACAAGGCGATCAGATGCCCATTCGACTTCAACCGCACCACTTAAACAAGGCCACCAGCGATTTTCATCAGTACCCAACTTTTGATACCCCTCAGCATGCTTCTAGTCCTAACCTCAGCACACCGCGCGTGCCCGCACACGCCTCTCCGAGCATATCTAATATCACAATGGCTACCACAGGCCGCCAGGCCCAACTTCAACAATGGGGACCGCCGCGAGAGGGCGGAAGTTCCAACAATTCCCGTTACAATTCATACATGACGACCACAACCAGGAGCTCTGGAGACAACGCAAGCATCATGTCAGGTAATACAGGATCCTACCATGACCAGGCCCAGGCCCAAGGATACAATCGCTTATCAAGAACAGCTTTGCCAAGCGCCTCTTCGCAGTCTTCCTTTTTGTCGCCGCACTCCCCCGCTCCCAGGGACGCCCGCAATACCAAGTTCCCGTCCGGATTCCAGAACAGCGACGGTTTCCAGTTTCCAAGGCCCACCGACGAATCGATCATCGAGCAAATGTTCCTTGCGCTCATGCAAAAAAGAGGATGGCACAATCTTCCGGACCAGGCCAAACGACAGATGGTGGCATACCCAGCCGACAAGAAATGGACCCTCATCTACCAGGACCGGCTTGCCGAGTGGCAGGGCGACCAGAAACGGAGACAGACCGCCAGGACAGGTCAGTACAGCAATGTTGATCTGACCCAGCTGCCAGACGAAGAGGGAAGCCCCGAATGGTACGTGCGCAAGGTTATGGAAAATGCGCTCGACTCGAAGGGCTTGGGCAGTTTGGAGGTCAACCTGCGGACGCAGCAGATCGGCTGGGTGAAGCGGTTTATCGAGTGCCAGGGTCAGGTTGCTTTGACGAACGTGCTGCTCAAGATCAACCGGAGGACGGTCAACGGCCCGACTCAGGACTCTGGAAAGGGCGACAAGAATCTCGACAAGGAGTACGACATTGTCAAGTGCCTCAAGGCGTTGATGAACAACAAGTTTGGAGCGGAAGATGCGCTGGCCCACCAGCAGGTCCTTGTGGCCTTGGTTGTGTCTCTGATATCGCCTCGGCTGACAACCCGGAAGCTGGTCAGCGAAGTGTTGACCTTTTTGTGCCATTGGAACGAGGGCAAGGGGCAGCTCAAGGTGATTGAGGCGATGGACGTGGTCAAGAATCAGCAAGGAGAAAACGGGAGGTTTGATGCCTGGATGCGCCTTGTGGAGGTCACCATTGATGGGCGGGGCAAGATGGGCAGCTTGGTCGGCGCGAGCGAGGAGGTGCGCAGCGGTGGCATCGGCATGGAGAACCTGCTGATGGAATACGCCGTGGCCACGCTCATCTTGATCAACATGTTCATCGACGCCCCTGAAAAGGACCTCCAGATGCGTGTGCATATCCGTGCGCAGTTTACGGCATGCGGCATCAAGCGGATGCTGAACAAGATGGAGGCGTTTCAGTACGACCTCATCGACAAGCAGATCGAGAGGTTCCGAACCAACGAGGCCATTGACTATGAGGATATGTTTGAGAGGGAGAACAGCAGTATCAAGGACAGCGTGGAGGGGGAAGTCAGGGACCTCAATGACCCAGTACAGATTGTTGACGCTATTCAGCAGCGGCTGAAGGGGAGTAAAACGCAGGATTACTTCATCTCGGCTTTGCAGCATTTGCTTCTAATCAGGGAGAATGATGGCGAGGAACGGTTGCGCATGTTCCAGCTGGTGGATGCCATGTTGAGTTATGTGGCTATGGATCGGCGTTTGCCAGATATGGACCTGAAGCAAAGCCTGAATTTTACTGTGCAAAACCTTCTCGACAAGCTGCATACCGACTCGGAAGCTCGACAGGCTTTCGATGAAGCTACTGAGCAACGGCGCATTGCCGAGGCTGCCCTGGCAGAGCGTGATGAGCTTAGAGAAAGGATAGCGATGGGCGCCGATGGCCTCGTGGCCAAGCTTCAGAAGCAGATTGATGAACAGGCCAGGTTCATCGATGCTCAAAGACGACAGGCCGAGGGTCTCAAGTCTGAGATGGATAACCTCCAGACGCTCAGAGCGAAGGAGGCCCAGCGTTACGAGTTGGAAACACGCGAGCTGTATCTCATGCTTCGCGATGCCCaggatgttgctgcttcCAACGCTGCCAAGGGTAACAAgctcggggaggaggatccaGCTGCCATGCAGGGCATTTTGGATCGCGAGAGGCTCATGAGCCGTCTTCAGATGCAGCTTGAGCGGCAAAAGACGGTGTATAAGCTGGAAGGCAGAGTCTGGGGAGAGTCTGTGGGTCCATCAGACAGACTACGTGCTCTGCgtgaggagatggatggcTTTGGCGGTGCGGCTGATCATCCTGACGGTCCCGCTCCCAGAGACTTCACCAATAGCATGCTCGGCAGTGTCAAGAGGTCAACCAGGATACCGCGGAAACCTCTTGGACCTCGTGGTGAGCGGCAAGCGACAGAGGATGACGTACTGGAAGAGGATAtcgatgaggaagatgatgccaTCATTATCGAGAAGCCTCGCCTGGTTGAGTACAAGCGGCCTGTATTGGAtcccaagaaggctgctggcATGTTCAACGAGCTCCAGGGCAAGGTGCAGCGATACGATGCCAGTGACTCCGAAGACAACGATGGCATCACTACCGGTCCCTCCCATCCAAGCTTGGAGGCACAGGCTCCTGCTACTCCCAGCGACAATGAGCCGCCCAAGATTCGGATCACGGACACCACACCAGCggctcctgcccctcccgGCCCGGCTGCTGGCggtcctccaccaccgcctcctcctccccccccgcccATGCCCGGGAGACTTCCGGGAGCCCCTCCACCAATTCCAggtgctgctcctccagcagccggcggccctcctccgccgcctccgccgccgcctccccccaTGCCGGGCAAACTGCCCGGTGCTCCCCCTCCGGTGCCGGGTGCTGGtgggccaccacctcctcctccgccacctccccctcctcccatgcCCGGCACGGGCGGCatgcctcctccgccgccaccgcccccgcctATGCCTGGTATGAAGGGTAtgccggcacctccaccaccgcccatgcCTGGTGGAATGTCAGGCCACTTTCTGTCCCGAAACCAGAACCTTGCTCCCGCCGGACCCTCTCTCGGCTTGTCGATTGTTCGGCCtaagaagaagctcaaggctctCCACTGGGAGAAGGTCGACTCACCGCTCACCACCCACTGGGCCGCCCACACCCCCTCGGCCGAAGACAGAGAAGAGAAGTACCTGGAGCTTAGTCGCAAGGGCATTCTGGACGAAGTCGAGAAGCTGTTCATGGCGCGAGAAATCAAGGCTCTCGGGGGAGggcaggccaagaaggacgaCAAGAAGCAGATCATCTCTAACGACTTGCGCAAGGCTTACGAAATTGCCCTCGCCAAGTTTTCTCAGCTGTCtgtggagaaggtggtgcaGATGATTATCCACTGCGATCCCGAGGTTCTCGACAACCCGGTCGTGATGGACTTTTTGCAAAAGGAGGACCTGTGCAACATTCCGGACAGCACGGCCAAGCTGTTGGCGCCGTACAGCAAGGACTGGACGGGGCCCGAGGCGGACAAGGAGACGCGCGAACAGGATCCGGCCGAGCTGACGAGGCAGGATCAGATTTATCTCATGACTGCCTTTGAGCTGCATCACTATTGGCGCAGCCGGATGCGCGCCCTGTCGCTGACGCGCAATTTCGAGTCGGAGTATGACGAGATCACGGAAAAGATGAGGACCGTGGTTGGGGTCTCGGAGTCGCTTCGGGACTCGGTCGCGTTGATGAATGTTTTGGGACTGATTCTTGATATCGGCAATTACATGAACGACGCGAACAAGCAGGCGAGGGGGTTCAAGCTCTCGTCCTTGTCGcggttggcgatggtgaagGACGACAAGAACGAGTCGACGCTGGCGGACCTGGTGGAGAGGATTGTCCGGAACCAGTACCCCGAGTGGGAGAACTTTACGGGGGATATCAacggggtgttggtggcgcAGAAAATCAACATTGAGCAGCTACAGCAGGACGCGAAGAAGTATATTgacaccatcgccagcgTTCAGAGGAGCTTGGACAGTGGGAACTTGTCGGATCCGAAGAAATTTCACCCCCAGGATCGGGTCGCGCAGGTGGTGGGACGGTGCATGAAGGATGcaaggaggaaggcggagcAGATGGAGGTTTatctggaggagatggtcaAGACGTACAATGACATTATGGTGTTTTATGGGGAGGATCCGACGGATGAGAATGCCAGACGGGATTTTTTCAGCAAGCTGGCGGGGTTTATTAatgagtggaggaggagtcaTGAGAAGAATGAGGCTttggagaggcagaggaagtTGAATGAGCAGCagctgaagaggaagaatgCGGCGATGAAGGCGCTGCAGGAtagagaggggggagggggagggggtggtggcgggttGGCTAGTCCTACCAGTACGGGGGCGATGGATAGTTTGATGGAGAAGTTGAGGGCTGCGGCGCCGCAGGCTAGGGATCAGAGGGATagacggaggagggcgaggttgaaggatAGGCATCAGGTGAGGGTTGCCAGTGGGCAGAAGCTGCCTGAGCTGGGGAGCGGGGTtagcgggggggagggggggggtggtgccgggGAGgtgaatggggatgggggggagggagggttggaACGGGTGAAGAGTAATGAGACggccgaggggggtggtggtgaggctgagggtggtgctgggaggagaggcagcAAACCTGATGTTTTGGTGCCGACGAAGGAAGTCACGGCGGAAAACGACGCAGGAGAAGACGATGTTGCTCAGCGGGCGGCGTTGTTGCTGCAGGGTTTcagaggggggggtgatggggttaATGACGGGGACGATGCGGAAAAGAGGGAGAatttgaggaggtcgagaaGGAAAACAGCTGATGATGAAaggcgggcgaggaggatgaggagggaaaaGGCGCATAGCACGGTCAGCAACGGGGGTGATTCTGCTGCCAGCacggttggtgatggggaggttatTGGGGGGGATGTACCGCCTACGCCGAGCGCCGAGGagtttgctgctgctgctgcggcggcgggggtggagtTGACTAGTACGGGGGGAGGGAATACGGCGAATGGGAATGGAAGTGCGTAG